In Ktedonobacteraceae bacterium, one genomic interval encodes:
- a CDS encoding NUDIX hydrolase — MKEKLKGWLAGLAFRIIALFTLGQISPLLGAGIIIEQDGKILLIDRSDGLGYTVPGGIVRYRETVEQCVLREVREETGYNVKITGLVGVYSRHDRDPRFRAIAIAYKGAIIDGALHGSGEGQPCWRTPEEVFGHLAFDCEEMLKDYLSGQQRFA; from the coding sequence ATGAAGGAAAAGCTCAAGGGCTGGCTGGCCGGCCTTGCCTTTCGCATCATCGCTTTATTTACATTGGGACAAATCTCTCCGCTGCTTGGTGCCGGAATAATTATTGAGCAAGACGGCAAAATATTATTGATAGACCGTTCCGATGGGCTCGGCTATACTGTTCCTGGCGGCATCGTGCGTTATCGCGAAACGGTCGAGCAGTGCGTGCTGCGCGAGGTACGCGAGGAGACAGGTTACAACGTCAAAATAACCGGGCTGGTGGGTGTCTATTCGCGACATGACCGTGACCCGCGTTTTCGCGCGATAGCCATTGCTTATAAGGGCGCAATCATCGATGGAGCCTTGCATGGTTCCGGTGAGGGTCAACCATGCTGGCGCACTCCCGAAGAGGTCTTCGGCCACCTGGCTTTTGATTGCGAAGAAATGCTCAAAGACTATTTAAGCGGACAACAGCGTTTTGCCTGA
- a CDS encoding nitroreductase family protein — MDIGCAVMILLLAAVDEGLGAGFAGFPAEYFAEARKLLRIPDDITPVGVIPIGHRAKDIPSPSLKRGRKPDEEYIHRETW, encoded by the coding sequence ATGGATATTGGCTGCGCCGTGATGATCCTCTTGCTGGCCGCGGTTGATGAAGGCCTTGGCGCGGGCTTTGCCGGATTCCCTGCCGAATATTTTGCCGAAGCACGTAAATTGCTCCGCATCCCCGATGATATAACACCCGTCGGCGTCATTCCTATCGGCCACCGCGCAAAAGATATCCCCTCGCCCTCGCTCAAACGCGGCAGAAAGCCCGACGAAGAATATATTCACCGTGAAACATGGTAG